The nucleotide window tgtaactgagatttttgttttccttggctATTCTTGATAGCTTGTtttatggttttctttatatgaggcctatgataggtaaatctagagcaGCCGTTCgaaacctgtgggtcgagacccctttggggtcaaaggtctctttcacaggggtcgcctgattcataacagtagcaaaatgaagagttatgaagtagcaatgaaaataactttatggttgagggggggcaccacaacataaggaactgtatgaaaggatagaGGCAttgagaaggttgagaaccactgctctagagaaacacagtaactggattaatggtgctTTGGGAGCATGGCGGGAGATGATGGGGGGTggaatggggagttaataatgagtacaagaatgaagacaatCTTCTAAAACTGGTTGTGGTGATGTTACaactcttgatgtgactgaactcttgtattatatgagaattatgtgccaataaacctTTTTGGGGCAGAGGCAGGCAGGGGCTTTGTGTGTGAGAAAGCTCTGGGCCCAGGATGCAGACAGATGCCACCAATGTACAGGTGACAAATCTGGGGGTCCCTGAAAAGGACCTATCCCTGGGCAAGTAATAACACCCCCCATCTGCTGCGGAAGCCACTGGAGCTGGCTTCCTATCACTGGCAATATGTTGTTGGGGCCCAAGTGGCCTCATTTACAAACTGGACCAAACCAGCTGGACCCCAGAAAACTGTGCAGATGAAGTGAAGGGACCCTCAAGTGGGCGTTTTCAAACCTCTCTGCCCCCCCTCCCTTCAGAGCCCACTCAAGCCCAGGCCCCCTGCTGTCCGGAGAGTGGGGGAGGCAGCATGACCTCGAATGAAAAGACTGCTTTTCCATTTGGACATCAATGATACCCATCAAACCCTGCACCCATTCACGAGTGCACAGAGACCATCAGCCCATTTAAGAGTAAGATTTCACCCTCAGCCCTCACGGTCACTCTGCCTGGGGGGCGCACACACCAGCCTCAGCAGCAGTGGCTGATGGCTGAGCAGTTGTGTATGGCAACGGAGGGAGATGGGCTGGGTCAGGGATTGCACTTGGCATGTCTTTGTTTCCTGATACAGCCAGCTAAGCCTTACCAGCAAAGAGTCCGGGACTCTCAGGTGAAGTGTCTGCCCACCCCTTATCAGTACTCTGAATAGACGGTCTCTGCCACAAGCCTACTGGAAGGCAAACAACGGGGTCCGCCTCCTCTGGGAGTCCTCCAAAATGCATCCTAGCAGAACCAGCTGCCCCCAAAGGCAGACCGAGTGCCCCCTCAGGTGTGGGTCCCAGGCCCGCACAGAAGGTGGCACAGAAAAAGGAGCCAATGTCACTTGCAAAGCTGCCAGGACTGAGTCAGGCTGTCTGGCAGCTTTATTAGAAATCAGCAGAGGCAGGGGCCCAGCCCTCCAGGCAGCAAGAAGGACTCCAGAGACCCCCAGGGTCCCAGGTATAGTGAGCTAGGGCGGCGCAGCCAGCCCAGCCTGTTCTGAGGTCCGCGGAGGTCCTCAGGCATACTCTTGGGTGAACTTGGAATGGAACTGGCGAAGCTTCTCCAGCAGGGGGCGCAGCTTCTCCATGGGGGGCAGAATGGTCATCCTACAAAAGGGGGTAAATTTGGTTAAGGCCAGGGAGGAAACAGggcatggggcgggggagggcccCCCGGGAGGGCCCGCCGCCACCGTCCTCACCGGAAGTGATAGGTTCCCTCCCGCTGCCCGAAGCCGCTTCCAGGCACCACGCAGATGCCCGTCTCTTCCAGCAGACGCATGCAGAAGAACATGTCCGGGGCCATGCCCAGCTCCTGGAAACCAGAGGGCAGCGCGGAGGCTGAGCCCTGGCCCATCccgaggccccgcccccgccccacacCCGGGTGCCCCTGCCAGACCTGAGCATGCTGCACAGCACGCGGAGGCAGCTGCACGCGAGGGAAGGAGTACATGGCACCCTGCACCGGGTTGCAGCGGATGCCGGGGGCCTCGTTGAAGATCTGCTCTGTGAGCTTGGCCTTGGCCGCCAGCTCGGACAGCACCGCCCGCTTCTCCTGCCGCCAGGGTTGGAGATGGCTGGTGAGAGCGGGCACAGGACGGACCTGGCTTGGCCCTCCGCGGCCCCGCCCCTCGACAGGCCCCGCCCCGCTGAGCCTGccttctccccgcccctcccagaCAAAACCCCACTGCATCCTGGCTACAGGCACAACCGAGTGGGACTGTCCGCGGGGATCCCACGCGCTAAGTCCGGGCTGGAGCTGGCTGCCATAGCTTTGTAGCCGAgtgggtgggctcgaactgctggtTCAAAGCCAACAGGCCACTTGAACCTCGATTTTCCCACACCCCCTCATCCATCCCCTACCCCAGCTTCCCTGCCCTCCTCCAGTTTGCACCTCccttcctgtcccccacccccttggGCTCACCGCCTGGAACTGTGCAAAGGAGGGGTCGGAAGGCCCGGGCGGGCTGACCACCATGTCCAGCAGGGCTTGGCCGGCCACAGGCGGGCACAGCCGCACGCTCATCAGTTTCTGCATCTGTTGCTGCACCTCGGGGTCCATATTCACCACCTCCACGTAGCCGCCGCGGAACCCGCACCTGCCAGGGTCGGGACGTCGGTGGTGAGCAAGCGGGGAGGGCCTGACCCTCACCGGCCACCCTCGCGTCCCCGCGCTGCACGCACTCGCCCATGTAGCCCTTAGAGGTGGAGTGGAAGGAGGCTAGCTCCTGGTGCGTAGAATACGGAGGCCCCAGCTCAGTCAGCACCTTCTTGAACGAGTGGAAAAGCGAGCCCTCGGCGTACACATTATCCTGGTACACCTGGGGGTGGGCGGGCGGTCAGCGTGGGGCTGCGCGTCCGTCCCTGCgccccacccctgtcccccacccccacccccggccttcctgggccctgggccccgAGGGCACCtcgtcagccagcaggaagaggCGTTCCTCAAAGGCCAAGCGGATCACGTCCTCGATGCACTCACGGGTCTGAACCTGCCCTGCGGGCGGGAGGGGAGCGGCAGGACCGtcgggaggggcggggccgggaggggcggggtctgtttgggggaggggcgggcgggcgggcagcgCACCGGTGGGGTTACCCGGGTTGATGACACAGAGCACGCGCGGGCAGCATCGGTCGCGCGCCTCTTGCAGTGCGCGCCGCAGCTCGGCCACGTCGAGCGCCCAAGCGCGCTCCTCATCTAGGTAGTAGTCGACTTGCACGGCGTCGAGCTCGGCCAGCGTGGCCGAGTAGAGCGGATACTGCGGGATGGGGATGAGCACACCCGTGCGCGTGCGGCCCTCGCCGGCCACCAGCAGCTTCAGCACCGTCTACGGTGGCACGGGGAGGGCGGGGTTGGCGGGTTCCAGGGGCTGCCCCCAGGGTCAGATGGCCTCGGCACACAATGAGCTCCTGTGCCCTCCTGCCCAGACCCTGGCCTACCACGATGGCGTCGCTCGCCCCCGTGGACAGGAAGATGTTGTTGGGGTCGGAGGGGATGCCTCCATCGCGCCGCTGGATGTACTGTGCCACGTCTTCCCGGACCAGCTGGATGCCTGAGCTGACACTGTAAGCCCCTGGGGCCCAGGGTGGGCGGGGCCAAGGAAAGGCAAGTGAGGGGACAGGACCACTCTCCCCCTGGGACTGGCTTCTCTCTAGTTCTTGCATTCCTGGAGACTTACCCAGACTGTGACCCCCACAGGCCTGCAAAATGCGCTCAGCCCTCCTCTTGGCATCCTCGGGAAAGTGGGGGCTACTCAGGAGCTCAGGGTGGACACAGAGAGCCAGGACCTGGCAGGAGTAAGTGTGAGGCCAAGGCCAGTGGGCCAaagcgggcgggggtggggggtggggggggtggggggggtgctggGAGGCTCACCTGGCGCATGAAGGTGATGGGCCTCTGGCCCATGGCCTGCGCATCCCCTATGTTGGCACGGACGACCTCTGTGAAGGGCTTCTTTGCACCCTGGGTGGCACCGGGGCCCTGAGACTCCTCGGCTTGATCCCCTCtttacccccactccccactccatgGTTGAGGGGCTGACCCAACTGCCCAGGTGTCACCAAGGGCAGCAGTGGGCCTGGGGCCATACCTGGCGAAGCtcctgctccagctccagggctcggaCCACGATAGGTCCTCGGACAGCATACTCCACCTTGCGCACACACTGGTTCATGGTTTGCAGCGTCAGCACCTTGTCCTTCAGCCCGTTCATTGCAGCCTGCCCCTGGTCACCTGTCTTCAAGGCCATGACCCGACTAAGACACCTCAGAAGGCAACCcagaagtggggtgggggctgaggaggCCTAGCTGGAGGGAAAGGGTGCCCTGTTTGGCTGCAGCCTGCTGGGCCGCTGAGAGAGAGCCCTCTGAGGAAGGCACTGGCCCGCCtggcccctccctgcctgcctgggcaCAGTTCCCCAGGGAGCCAGAGGGAGTGGGTGAGGAAGCAGGCGGGGCTTGGCTCCGGGCCCAGTGTCCGCCCAGTGTCCCAGAGCTGGAGAATAGCTGGAGGGTCATGGAAGCTCTGAGGGGataggtggggggggagggaaaggtgACCCAGAGGCTGTCCAGCCGGGCAGGGTACGCAGCACGATGGCCCGTTCAATACTGTTAGGGCAGGTAACATTGGGCCCTGGAGCATTACACCTGGTGGGAGGGTGCTGCCCGAGCCGAGCCCTCTGAGACTGCCCCCCATCTTGGCTGGCTGAACTGCCATCTGGAGGTCCTGGTGGAAGGAGCCA belongs to Tenrec ecaudatus isolate mTenEca1 chromosome 5, mTenEca1.hap1, whole genome shotgun sequence and includes:
- the GPT gene encoding alanine aminotransferase 1 isoform X1, yielding MGQRPITFMRQVLALCVHPELLSSPHFPEDAKRRAERILQACGGHSLGKSPGMQELERSQSQGESGPVPSLAFPWPRPPWAPGAYSVSSGIQLVREDVAQYIQRRDGGIPSDPNNIFLSTGASDAIVTVLKLLVAGEGRTRTGVLIPIPQYPLYSATLAELDAVQVDYYLDEERAWALDVAELRRALQEARDRCCPRVLCVINPGNPTGQVQTRECIEDVIRLAFEERLFLLADEVYQDNVYAEGSLFHSFKKVLTELGPPYSTHQELASFHSTSKGYMGECGFRGGYVEVVNMDPEVQQQMQKLMSVRLCPPVAGQALLDMVVSPPGPSDPSFAQFQAEKRAVLSELAAKAKLTEQIFNEAPGIRCNPVQGAMYSFPRVQLPPRAVQHAQDDHSAPHGEAAPPAGEASPVPFQVHPRVCLRTSADLRTGWAGCAALAHYTWDPGGLWSPSCCLEGWAPASADF
- the GPT gene encoding alanine aminotransferase 1 isoform X3, with amino-acid sequence MGQRPITFMRQVLALCVHPELLSSPHFPEDAKRRAERILQACGGHSLGAYSVSSGIQLVREDVAQYIQRRDGGIPSDPNNIFLSTGASDAIVTVLKLLVAGEGRTRTGVLIPIPQYPLYSATLAELDAVQVDYYLDEERAWALDVAELRRALQEARDRCCPRVLCVINPGNPTGQVQTRECIEDVIRLAFEERLFLLADEVYQDNVYAEGSLFHSFKKVLTELGPPYSTHQELASFHSTSKGYMGECGFRGGYVEVVNMDPEVQQQMQKLMSVRLCPPVAGQALLDMVVSPPGPSDPSFAQFQAEKRAVLSELAAKAKLTEQIFNEAPGIRCNPVQGAMYSFPRVQLPPRAVQHAQDDHSAPHGEAAPPAGEASPVPFQVHPRVCLRTSADLRTGWAGCAALAHYTWDPGGLWSPSCCLEGWAPASADF
- the GPT gene encoding alanine aminotransferase 1 isoform X4 encodes the protein MGQRPITFMRQVLALCVHPELLSSPHFPEDAKRRAERILQACGGHSLGAYSVSSGIQLVREDVAQYIQRRDGGIPSDPNNIFLSTGASDAIVTVLKLLVAGEGRTRTGVLIPIPQYPLYSATLAELDAVQVDYYLDEERAWALDVAELRRALQEARDRCCPRVLCVINPGNPTGQVQTRECIEDVIRLAFEERLFLLADEVYQDNVYAEGSLFHSFKKVLTELGPPYSTHQELASFHSTSKGYMGECGFRGGYVEVVNMDPEVQQQMQKLMSVRLCPPVAGQALLDMVVSPPGPSDPSFAQFQAEKRAVLSELAAKAKLTEQIFNEAPGIRCNPVQGAMYSFPRVQLPPRAVQHAQELGMAPDMFFCMRLLEETGICVVPGSGFGQREGTYHFRMTILPPMEKLRPLLEKLRQFHSKFTQEYA
- the GPT gene encoding alanine aminotransferase 1 isoform X2, which encodes MGQRPITFMRQVLALCVHPELLSSPHFPEDAKRRAERILQACGGHSLGKSPGMQELERSQSQGESGPVPSLAFPWPRPPWAPGAYSVSSGIQLVREDVAQYIQRRDGGIPSDPNNIFLSTGASDAIVTVLKLLVAGEGRTRTGVLIPIPQYPLYSATLAELDAVQVDYYLDEERAWALDVAELRRALQEARDRCCPRVLCVINPGNPTGQVQTRECIEDVIRLAFEERLFLLADEVYQDNVYAEGSLFHSFKKVLTELGPPYSTHQELASFHSTSKGYMGECGFRGGYVEVVNMDPEVQQQMQKLMSVRLCPPVAGQALLDMVVSPPGPSDPSFAQFQAEKRAVLSELAAKAKLTEQIFNEAPGIRCNPVQGAMYSFPRVQLPPRAVQHAQELGMAPDMFFCMRLLEETGICVVPGSGFGQREGTYHFRMTILPPMEKLRPLLEKLRQFHSKFTQEYA
- the GPT gene encoding alanine aminotransferase 1 isoform X5, with the protein product MALKTGDQGQAAMNGLKDKVLTLQTMNQCVRKVEYAVRGPIVVRALELEQELRQGAKKPFTEVVRANIGDAQAMGQRPITFMRQVLALCVHPELLSSPHFPEDAKRRAERILQACGGHSLGAYSVSSGIQLVREDVAQYIQRRDGGIPSDPNNIFLSTGASDAIVTVLKLLVAGEGRTRTGVLIPIPQYPLYSATLAELDAVQVDYYLDEERAWALDVAELRRALQEARDRCCPRVLCVINPGNPTGQVQTRECIEDVIRLAFEERLFLLADEVYQDNVYAEGSLFHSFKKVLTELGPPYSTHQELASFHSTSKGYMGECGFRGGYVEVVNMDPEVQQQMQKLMSVRLCPPVAGQALLDMVVSPPGPSDPSFAQFQAEKRAVLSELAAKAKLTEQIFNEAPGIRCNPVQGAMYSFPRVQLPPRAVQHAQELGMAPDMFFCMRLLEETGICVVPGSGFGQREGTYHFRMTILPPMEKLRPLLEKLRQFHSKFTQEYA